From a single Hippoglossus stenolepis isolate QCI-W04-F060 chromosome 2, HSTE1.2, whole genome shotgun sequence genomic region:
- the LOC118125306 gene encoding phosphoinositide 3-kinase regulatory subunit 6 isoform X1, with amino-acid sequence MTNKAPWDRSTCSMEPTAGCSPTVSEAELYRSIQALLPRDTDNQQPIDCFNKGMLRWTLHKKVQNNPANSLSLVWVLIKELEKAERWDSRKCIIPLLHTLMYAIVQTAYIPDELYKRVYDFCKKLMTYPHPYCSVGLSYTRQIKTERSTPGLMYQRRVTAEQGLKNDHYPIQERVFVLADPDVFSGSLGQVLLEDIEASASASGGYTSPVDVMRGVVQHSIQAALGSELCHGPKLAQALKDMGQDIEPYFQEVLATLEQSAEDGGRGERGALRGRLLQLYSDILTHTVSDPLPGGSLCDCPLPNPEMSFHLWTEELDIWREVGKWFRSSSSLEQFSLSQEQEDFDLGESLSDLMTSDMTRFSILSNDSGIERDLPPGSDPSPSSSMDTASMSASWEQFKSEQESGRLSRRKAFKMKPTMKDSMVLMQDTLEEHASQGGGGRGGRKGMTLQRRAGSSAMQSASTKQPRHLTARLVAMGDDRVLGRLAKAYYVFRKREARRLFLTMKVNLQFYYIPVCKTPTHISSVKENHSIGHFLGNPCSLGSYLSTVDPWYNCNIKSLGSMIPKLAKMQQANPGRPKEPFISDVISYYVRTGQQPVYFSIYFVKLTFKGMTKEPVEDVFLTHLEMEFPEFRQVSASVRADKPRRSSGEFFGAVVSMNYKKVTLSGRDVDKGISVRTSGAQINTLPSSEAEDLNCLTLTMNESPTKTKNSGVSKIRASNIKIRTLESRSFTITLDRDSQRTYRDVQSIEISPCLDPGYCIQKTIRSKFSLGEDKNAGLSKYMSKGLHLPINTFAGIIN; translated from the exons ATGACCAACAAGGCCCCCTGGGATAGGTCCACGTGCAGCATGGAGCCAACAG CCGGCTGCTCCCCGACAGTTTCAGAGGCGGAGTTGTACCGCAGCATCCAGGCTTTGCTGCCCAGGGACACAGACAATCAGCAGCCAATAGACTGTTTCAACAAAG gcaTGCTGAGGTGGACGCTTCATAAGAAGGTTCAAAACAATCCTGCCAACAGCTTATCTCTGGTGTGGGTGCTGATTAAGGAATTGGAAAAG gccGAGCGATGGGATTCTCGCAAATGCATCATCCCTCTGCTCCACACTCTCATGTATGCCATCGTCCAG ACAGCCTACATCCCAGATGAGCTCTACAAGCGGGTTTACGACTTTTGCAAGAAACTCATGACGTACCCTCACCCTTACTGCTCCGTAGGCCTCAGCTACACGAGGCAAATAAAAACCGAACGCTCCACTCCAG GTCTGATGTACCAGAGGAGGGTCACAGCAGAGCAGGGGCTAAAAAATGACCACTATCCCATTCAGGAGAG AGTTTTTGTTTTGGCCGACCCAGACGTCTTCTCTGGTTCCCTGGGACAAGTCCTGCTGGAGGACATTGAGGCGTCTGCGTCAGCCTCAGGTGGATATACCAGTCCTGTAGATGTCATGCGTGGCGTGGTCCAGCACTCCATCCAGGCTGCTTTGGGCTCCGAACTGTGCCACGGGCCGAAACTGGCTCAGGCCCTGAAG gacatgggccaagacaTTGAGCCGTACTTTCAGGAAGTGCTGGCGACTCTAGAGCAGAGCGCGGAGGATGGCggcagaggggagaggggagcgcTGAGAGGCCGTCTTCTGCAGCTGTACAGTGACATCCTCACCCACACAGTCTCAG acCCATTGCCCGGAGGTTCGCTATGTGACTGCCCTCTTCCTAACCCAGAGATGAGCTTCCACCTGTGGACGGAGGAACTGGATATCT GGCGAGAGGTGGGCAAGTGGTTTCGATCCAGCTCCTCCTTGGAGCAGTTCTCCCTCAGCCAGGAGCAGGAGGACTTTGACCTGGGGGAGTCGCTAAGCGACCTGATGACATCGGACATGACTCGTTTCTCCATCCTGTCCAATGACAGCGGCATCGAAAGAGACCTGCCCCCCGGTTCGGACCCCTCGCCGTCATCATCTATGGACACTGCCAGCATGAGTGCATCATGGGAACAATTCAAAAG TGAGCAAGAGTCAGGACGGCTGTCACGCCGCAAGGCATTCAAGATGAAACCAACAATGAAGGACAGTATGGTGCTGATGCAGGACACGCTGGAGGAGCACGCCAGTcaaggtggaggagggaggggaggaagaaaagggatGACTCTACAGAGGCGGGCGGGGAGCTCGGCGATGCAGAGCGCCTCCACCAAGCAGCCGAGACACTTAACTGCCAGACTAGTCGCCATGGGCGATGACCGAGTACTGGGCCGACTGGCCAAGGCCTACTATGTCTTCAG GAAAAGGGAAGCGCGCCGGCTTTTTCTCACAATGAAAGTCAACCTCCAGTTTTACTACATCCCTGTTTGCAAGACTCCGACTCACATCTCCTCTGTCAAG GAAAACCACTCCATCGGTCACTTCCTGGGGAATCCCTGCTCTCTCGGTTCGTACCTGAGCACGGTGGACCCATGGTACAACTGTAACATCAAGAGTTTAGGCTCCATGATCCCCAAACTGGCTAAAATG CAACAGGCGAACCCAGGGAGGCCAAAAGAGCCCTTCATCTCTGATGTAATTTCCTACTACGTCCGCACCGGCCAGCAGCCTGTCTACTTCAGCATCTATTTCGTTAAG CTCACGTTCAAGGGCATGACCAAGGAGCCTGTTGAAGATGTGTTCCTCACCCACCTGGAGATGGAGTTTCCTGAGTTCAGACAGGTCTCGGCATCAGTCCGAG CAGATAAACCGAGGAGGAGCTCAGGGGAGTTTTTTGGAGCTGTTGTCTCCATGAATTACAAAAAG GTGACATTAAGCGGCAGAGACGTTGATAAAGGAATCTCTGTTAGGACGTCAGGCGCTCAGATCAACACTCTTCCCTCTAGTGAAGCAGAAG atcTGAACTGTTTGACTCTGACGATGAATGAATCTCCaaccaaaactaaaaacagcGGTGTG TCAAAGATTCGGGCCAGCAACATCAAGATTCGCACTTTGGAGAGTCGATCTTTCACCATCACACTGGACAGAGACTCTCAACGGACGTACAGAGACgtgcagag CATCGAGATCTCCCCGTGTCTTGATCCCGGATACTGCATCCAGAAAACCATCAGGTCCAAGTTCAGTCTGGGAGAGGACAAAAACGCAGGACTGAGCAAATACATGAGCAAAGGACTCCATCTACCAATCAACACGTTTGCTGGAATCATCAACTGA
- the LOC118125306 gene encoding phosphoinositide 3-kinase regulatory subunit 6 isoform X2 gives MTNKAPWDRSTCSMEPTAGCSPTVSEAELYRSIQALLPRDTDNQQPIDCFNKGMLRWTLHKKVQNNPANSLSLVWVLIKELEKAERWDSRKCIIPLLHTLMYAIVQTAYIPDELYKRVYDFCKKLMTYPHPYCSVGLSYTRQIKTERSTPGLMYQRRVTAEQGLKNDHYPIQERVFVLADPDVFSGSLGQVLLEDIEASASASGGYTSPVDVMRGVVQHSIQAALGSELCHGPKLAQALKDMGQDIEPYFQEVLATLEQSAEDGGRGERGALRGRLLQLYSDILTHTVSDPLPGGSLCDCPLPNPEMSFHLWTEELDIWREVGKWFRSSSSLEQFSLSQEQEDFDLGESLSDLMTSDMTRFSILSNDSGIERDLPPGSDPSPSSSMDTASMSASWEQFKSEQESGRLSRRKAFKMKPTMKDSMVLMQDTLEEHASQGGGGRGGRKGMTLQRRAGSSAMQSASTKQPRHLTARLVAMGDDRVLGRLAKAYYVFRKREARRLFLTMKVNLQFYYIPVCKTPTHISSVKENHSIGHFLGNPCSLGSYLSTVDPWYNCNIKSLGSMIPKLAKMQQANPGRPKEPFISDVISYYVRTGQQPVYFSIYFVKLTFKGMTKEPVEDVFLTHLEMEFPEFRQVSASVRDKPRRSSGEFFGAVVSMNYKKVTLSGRDVDKGISVRTSGAQINTLPSSEAEDLNCLTLTMNESPTKTKNSGVSKIRASNIKIRTLESRSFTITLDRDSQRTYRDVQSIEISPCLDPGYCIQKTIRSKFSLGEDKNAGLSKYMSKGLHLPINTFAGIIN, from the exons ATGACCAACAAGGCCCCCTGGGATAGGTCCACGTGCAGCATGGAGCCAACAG CCGGCTGCTCCCCGACAGTTTCAGAGGCGGAGTTGTACCGCAGCATCCAGGCTTTGCTGCCCAGGGACACAGACAATCAGCAGCCAATAGACTGTTTCAACAAAG gcaTGCTGAGGTGGACGCTTCATAAGAAGGTTCAAAACAATCCTGCCAACAGCTTATCTCTGGTGTGGGTGCTGATTAAGGAATTGGAAAAG gccGAGCGATGGGATTCTCGCAAATGCATCATCCCTCTGCTCCACACTCTCATGTATGCCATCGTCCAG ACAGCCTACATCCCAGATGAGCTCTACAAGCGGGTTTACGACTTTTGCAAGAAACTCATGACGTACCCTCACCCTTACTGCTCCGTAGGCCTCAGCTACACGAGGCAAATAAAAACCGAACGCTCCACTCCAG GTCTGATGTACCAGAGGAGGGTCACAGCAGAGCAGGGGCTAAAAAATGACCACTATCCCATTCAGGAGAG AGTTTTTGTTTTGGCCGACCCAGACGTCTTCTCTGGTTCCCTGGGACAAGTCCTGCTGGAGGACATTGAGGCGTCTGCGTCAGCCTCAGGTGGATATACCAGTCCTGTAGATGTCATGCGTGGCGTGGTCCAGCACTCCATCCAGGCTGCTTTGGGCTCCGAACTGTGCCACGGGCCGAAACTGGCTCAGGCCCTGAAG gacatgggccaagacaTTGAGCCGTACTTTCAGGAAGTGCTGGCGACTCTAGAGCAGAGCGCGGAGGATGGCggcagaggggagaggggagcgcTGAGAGGCCGTCTTCTGCAGCTGTACAGTGACATCCTCACCCACACAGTCTCAG acCCATTGCCCGGAGGTTCGCTATGTGACTGCCCTCTTCCTAACCCAGAGATGAGCTTCCACCTGTGGACGGAGGAACTGGATATCT GGCGAGAGGTGGGCAAGTGGTTTCGATCCAGCTCCTCCTTGGAGCAGTTCTCCCTCAGCCAGGAGCAGGAGGACTTTGACCTGGGGGAGTCGCTAAGCGACCTGATGACATCGGACATGACTCGTTTCTCCATCCTGTCCAATGACAGCGGCATCGAAAGAGACCTGCCCCCCGGTTCGGACCCCTCGCCGTCATCATCTATGGACACTGCCAGCATGAGTGCATCATGGGAACAATTCAAAAG TGAGCAAGAGTCAGGACGGCTGTCACGCCGCAAGGCATTCAAGATGAAACCAACAATGAAGGACAGTATGGTGCTGATGCAGGACACGCTGGAGGAGCACGCCAGTcaaggtggaggagggaggggaggaagaaaagggatGACTCTACAGAGGCGGGCGGGGAGCTCGGCGATGCAGAGCGCCTCCACCAAGCAGCCGAGACACTTAACTGCCAGACTAGTCGCCATGGGCGATGACCGAGTACTGGGCCGACTGGCCAAGGCCTACTATGTCTTCAG GAAAAGGGAAGCGCGCCGGCTTTTTCTCACAATGAAAGTCAACCTCCAGTTTTACTACATCCCTGTTTGCAAGACTCCGACTCACATCTCCTCTGTCAAG GAAAACCACTCCATCGGTCACTTCCTGGGGAATCCCTGCTCTCTCGGTTCGTACCTGAGCACGGTGGACCCATGGTACAACTGTAACATCAAGAGTTTAGGCTCCATGATCCCCAAACTGGCTAAAATG CAACAGGCGAACCCAGGGAGGCCAAAAGAGCCCTTCATCTCTGATGTAATTTCCTACTACGTCCGCACCGGCCAGCAGCCTGTCTACTTCAGCATCTATTTCGTTAAG CTCACGTTCAAGGGCATGACCAAGGAGCCTGTTGAAGATGTGTTCCTCACCCACCTGGAGATGGAGTTTCCTGAGTTCAGACAGGTCTCGGCATCAGTCCGAG ATAAACCGAGGAGGAGCTCAGGGGAGTTTTTTGGAGCTGTTGTCTCCATGAATTACAAAAAG GTGACATTAAGCGGCAGAGACGTTGATAAAGGAATCTCTGTTAGGACGTCAGGCGCTCAGATCAACACTCTTCCCTCTAGTGAAGCAGAAG atcTGAACTGTTTGACTCTGACGATGAATGAATCTCCaaccaaaactaaaaacagcGGTGTG TCAAAGATTCGGGCCAGCAACATCAAGATTCGCACTTTGGAGAGTCGATCTTTCACCATCACACTGGACAGAGACTCTCAACGGACGTACAGAGACgtgcagag CATCGAGATCTCCCCGTGTCTTGATCCCGGATACTGCATCCAGAAAACCATCAGGTCCAAGTTCAGTCTGGGAGAGGACAAAAACGCAGGACTGAGCAAATACATGAGCAAAGGACTCCATCTACCAATCAACACGTTTGCTGGAATCATCAACTGA